The following proteins come from a genomic window of Candidatus Paceibacterota bacterium:
- the dnaX gene encoding DNA polymerase III subunit gamma/tau, with product MELALYRKYRPQEFADVRGQDEIINVLSRQAKQNEIAHAYLFYGGRGTGKTTVARIFAKSAGVEAEDLYEMDAASNRTIDDMRELREAVRTMPFSSPRKCYIIDEVHMLTKEAYNALLKTLEEPPAHVMFILATTNLEKVPQTIISRCQAFAFKQPIMRDLAQYVVDVVTKEELMMDVAAAELVALAGDGSYRDTLSVLEKVLTVAEGKKALSADVVARIIGAPRHEIINRILRGIDSGNSEDALLAVRDADMEHVDMTFFMRLVLMKLRAVLLLRYAPQMEATIAEEFSPDDVALIRIFANSKEKRINSHTLLEFLRTGELSKAAIVPTLPIEIAIIRALGEK from the coding sequence ATGGAACTAGCACTCTACCGAAAATATCGCCCTCAGGAATTCGCTGATGTACGTGGACAAGACGAAATCATTAACGTCTTAAGCCGACAAGCAAAACAGAATGAGATCGCGCATGCATACCTCTTTTACGGGGGCCGAGGAACGGGAAAGACGACAGTTGCCCGAATTTTTGCGAAGTCGGCTGGTGTAGAGGCAGAGGATCTCTACGAAATGGATGCCGCATCGAATCGTACAATCGATGATATGCGTGAACTCCGTGAGGCGGTACGTACAATGCCGTTCTCCTCACCGCGTAAGTGTTACATCATTGACGAGGTGCATATGCTTACAAAGGAGGCATACAATGCACTTCTTAAGACGCTCGAGGAACCGCCCGCACACGTCATGTTTATTCTTGCAACGACGAATCTCGAAAAAGTTCCGCAGACGATCATTTCGCGCTGTCAGGCGTTTGCCTTCAAGCAGCCAATCATGCGTGATCTTGCGCAGTATGTGGTGGATGTCGTTACGAAAGAAGAACTCATGATGGATGTCGCAGCAGCTGAGCTTGTTGCGCTCGCTGGTGATGGGTCCTATCGCGACACGCTCTCTGTGCTTGAAAAAGTACTTACCGTTGCGGAAGGGAAGAAGGCACTCTCAGCGGATGTTGTTGCTCGTATCATTGGTGCTCCACGTCATGAGATTATTAATCGCATTCTCCGTGGTATTGATTCCGGTAATTCTGAGGATGCACTCCTTGCCGTTCGTGATGCTGATATGGAGCATGTTGACATGACATTCTTTATGCGCCTTGTACTCATGAAGTTGCGTGCAGTGCTTCTCTTGCGTTACGCACCACAAATGGAGGCTACAATCGCGGAAGAGTTTTCCCCCGATGATGTTGCGCTTATTCGAATTTTTGCAAATAGTAAGGAAAAGCGCATTAACTCCCACACACTACTTGAGTTTCTGCGTACAGGAGAGTTGTCGAAGGCAGCGATTGTCCCGACACTTCCGATTGAGATCGCAATTATCCGCGCACTTGGAGAAAAATAA
- the xseA gene encoding exodeoxyribonuclease VII large subunit has translation MNIRAALYAWRDSEARAKNIESFRVFPNATLDAIVSALPRTRDELLEIKGIKEAKFNLYGKAILNVIAECISAPKEQPRDPQSFVSMNGVMNGTNGPMERPSYSISQFLDILNRELFRINARVRGEIVSVQERGNALYFTIKDTEAEAVLNVFMWTSDYHLSGVEIVPGLEVIVEGRVEIYKPSGRLSLRAQTIELVGEGALKKAYDALRKKLELEGLFAASRKRVIADFPQRIGVITSKQGAVIHDFLNNLGKFGFQVRFLDARVEGVLAVKDIYRAIARMKSEDIDALVIIRGGGSLESLQAFNNEYVVRAIAEFPKPVICAIGHDKDVPLAQLVADYAPSTPTACTTLLNSSWLSADISITTVEQSMFALYTNALQRKSMEVMKAHRYFEHAFLNIKTSLTGAMDGFLQVLPLYKRALGERRQTVMGVGEDSVRNFRRTMEQIKEKLARFSALLDAHDPMRQLRLGYSILRSTQGILRSVHSIHEGDTIGALLVDGTISAKVTRIEKHD, from the coding sequence ATGAACATTCGTGCCGCATTGTATGCTTGGAGGGATAGTGAAGCAAGAGCGAAAAATATCGAAAGTTTTCGAGTTTTTCCTAATGCGACACTCGATGCAATTGTCTCTGCTCTCCCACGCACGAGGGATGAGTTGCTAGAGATAAAGGGTATTAAAGAAGCAAAATTTAATCTTTATGGGAAGGCAATATTAAATGTGATCGCGGAGTGCATCAGCGCACCGAAGGAACAACCGAGAGACCCTCAATCTTTTGTATCGATGAATGGGGTGATGAATGGTACAAATGGCCCAATGGAGCGTCCCTCCTATAGTATCAGTCAGTTTCTCGATATTCTTAACAGAGAACTATTTCGAATTAATGCGAGAGTGCGTGGTGAGATCGTAAGTGTACAGGAGCGGGGAAACGCCCTGTATTTCACGATAAAGGATACAGAGGCTGAGGCAGTGTTAAATGTATTTATGTGGACTTCAGATTATCACCTCTCGGGGGTTGAGATTGTCCCTGGTCTCGAAGTCATTGTCGAAGGCCGCGTCGAGATTTATAAGCCCTCTGGAAGGCTGTCACTCCGCGCGCAGACAATCGAGCTTGTTGGTGAAGGTGCATTAAAGAAGGCGTACGACGCGTTGCGCAAAAAACTTGAACTCGAAGGCCTTTTTGCAGCATCAAGAAAGCGTGTGATTGCAGACTTTCCACAGCGCATTGGTGTGATTACTTCAAAACAAGGAGCAGTCATTCATGATTTTCTCAACAACCTTGGTAAGTTTGGTTTTCAGGTACGCTTTCTCGATGCGCGTGTCGAGGGAGTGCTCGCAGTCAAGGATATCTATAGAGCCATCGCTCGGATGAAGAGTGAGGATATTGATGCACTAGTGATCATTCGAGGAGGCGGATCATTGGAGAGCTTGCAGGCATTCAATAATGAATACGTTGTACGTGCAATCGCTGAATTTCCAAAACCGGTTATTTGTGCAATTGGACACGACAAAGATGTGCCTCTTGCACAGCTGGTGGCTGATTATGCACCAAGCACGCCAACTGCATGCACAACCCTGCTCAACAGCTCGTGGCTTTCCGCAGATATTTCAATTACCACAGTGGAACAGTCGATGTTTGCCCTGTATACAAATGCCTTGCAACGTAAGTCTATGGAAGTCATGAAGGCACATCGTTATTTCGAGCATGCATTTTTGAATATAAAAACATCACTCACTGGGGCAATGGATGGATTTCTGCAGGTTCTTCCACTTTACAAACGAGCGCTGGGGGAGCGCAGGCAGACAGTGATGGGAGTGGGAGAGGATTCCGTACGAAATTTTAGAAGGACTATGGAACAGATAAAAGAAAAGCTTGCGCGCTTCAGCGCTTTACTCGACGCACATGATCCAATGAGACAGTTGCGCCTCGGATACAGCATTCTCCGTTCTACACAGGGAATACTTCGAAGCGTTCACAGTATACATGAGGGTGATACAATAGGAGCATTGCTTGTCGACGGCACAATTTCAGCAAAGGTAACTCGAATAGAAAAACATGACTAA
- a CDS encoding exodeoxyribonuclease VII small subunit, whose amino-acid sequence MTKKNQNTNSDKDLNVAISELREIAQWFESQEEVDVELGLLKIKQGAVLIKECRARLKNLENSFEEVRKELDAEE is encoded by the coding sequence ATGACTAAGAAAAATCAAAATACGAATTCAGATAAAGATCTGAATGTAGCAATCTCAGAACTTCGAGAGATTGCTCAATGGTTTGAATCACAAGAGGAGGTCGACGTTGAACTTGGACTCCTTAAGATCAAGCAGGGAGCAGTGCTTATCAAGGAGTGCAGGGCGCGTTTAAAGAATCTTGAGAATTCATTTGAAGAAGTACGCAAAGAACTCGATGCTGAAGAATAA
- a CDS encoding class I SAM-dependent methyltransferase has product MFIDPKEVIAQLPLSGTEIAIDLGAGSGVYTLELAKILADGGGKVYAVDVQQDMLTRLAHTVSDEHLSNVAFVHADIEQQGGVHLADGMADLVVISNTLYCTEHRDVVLLEAARLLRPRGHLLLIDWSGPYKGMGPEAAQVVSKQLGAELAKKAGFDVQLELSGGDHHWVLLCVHSPSSGASKRFAV; this is encoded by the coding sequence ATGTTTATTGATCCAAAAGAAGTAATCGCGCAGCTTCCTCTTTCGGGAACTGAGATTGCTATCGATCTCGGTGCAGGGAGTGGGGTATATACCCTTGAACTGGCAAAAATTCTTGCTGATGGTGGGGGGAAGGTATATGCCGTAGATGTGCAGCAAGATATGCTTACCCGGCTCGCACATACGGTTAGTGATGAGCACCTGTCGAATGTCGCTTTTGTACATGCTGATATTGAGCAGCAAGGTGGCGTACATTTAGCAGATGGTATGGCTGACTTGGTGGTCATTTCAAACACATTGTATTGTACCGAGCATCGTGATGTAGTGCTTCTGGAGGCGGCAAGGTTGTTGCGCCCAAGAGGTCATTTGCTGCTCATCGACTGGAGTGGTCCTTACAAAGGAATGGGGCCAGAAGCAGCACAGGTAGTTTCAAAGCAGCTCGGTGCTGAACTTGCAAAAAAGGCCGGATTTGATGTACAGCTCGAGCTTTCGGGCGGTGATCATCACTGGGTGCTTTTGTGTGTACATTCTCCATCTTCTGGAGCGTCAAAGCGATTTGCCGTCTAG
- a CDS encoding RelA/SpoT family protein: MEHITPLSEILDVMRSRTNEDHGLVARAYDYAQTAHGGQKRYSGAPYFVHVSAVGLTLAEMGMDAKVICAGLLHDVIEDAARTDEDIISEFGVEVLALIQGVTKLGKLKYRGVERHVESLRKLLIATAKDIRVIIIKLADRLHNVSTLKYVPEHKRERIALETLEIYAPIANRLSIGSIKGLLEDYAFPYAYPEEYKKVEGIVATHLKNNEQRIEKMYRMMQMELAKNGITDIRGSFRSKRTYSLYKKLLKHDMNIDSIYDILAIRIIVPNIGDCYRTLGIAHSIWRPLPGRIKDYIAFPKPNGYQSLHTTVFTGDGSCLEIQIRTPEMDQEAALGVAAHFVYKEESQKAGKSLPSKFAWVKEVGKLQKAAESGDYMQALRTDFFEDRVFTFTPQGDVVDLPINSTAIDFAYAIHSDIGDHVAGAKVNGKLVSLDTVLRYGDIVDIETKRSAKPSKKWLDYAKTTLAKRHIRQALAAQQISL, translated from the coding sequence ATGGAACACATCACGCCCCTATCTGAAATTCTCGACGTGATGCGCAGTCGCACAAACGAGGACCATGGACTGGTCGCTCGCGCGTATGACTATGCACAGACTGCACACGGTGGCCAGAAACGCTATTCTGGAGCGCCGTATTTTGTGCACGTCTCTGCAGTAGGACTCACCCTCGCTGAAATGGGTATGGATGCAAAGGTCATTTGTGCAGGCCTCTTGCACGATGTCATCGAGGATGCAGCGCGTACTGACGAAGATATTATCTCGGAATTCGGAGTTGAAGTACTCGCACTCATTCAAGGAGTTACAAAGCTTGGAAAACTCAAGTATCGTGGAGTGGAACGCCACGTCGAGTCACTCCGCAAATTGCTTATCGCTACTGCAAAAGATATCCGTGTGATCATTATCAAGCTTGCGGATCGTTTGCATAATGTTTCTACGCTCAAATATGTCCCTGAACACAAGCGTGAACGTATTGCACTGGAAACACTCGAAATCTATGCTCCAATTGCGAACCGACTTTCAATCGGATCAATAAAAGGTCTTCTTGAAGACTATGCATTTCCTTATGCTTATCCCGAGGAGTACAAAAAGGTAGAGGGCATTGTAGCGACTCATCTCAAAAACAATGAGCAACGCATTGAGAAGATGTATCGCATGATGCAGATGGAACTTGCGAAGAATGGTATTACCGATATCCGTGGATCATTCCGTTCAAAGCGTACGTATAGCCTCTACAAGAAGCTCCTGAAGCATGACATGAATATCGACAGCATTTACGATATTCTCGCTATCCGTATCATCGTGCCGAATATCGGTGATTGTTATCGTACACTTGGGATTGCGCACTCTATCTGGAGACCACTCCCCGGCCGCATCAAGGACTACATCGCATTCCCAAAACCGAACGGCTACCAGTCACTCCACACCACAGTGTTTACTGGAGATGGAAGTTGTCTCGAGATTCAGATCCGCACACCGGAGATGGACCAGGAAGCAGCACTTGGAGTCGCAGCACACTTCGTCTATAAGGAGGAATCACAAAAGGCAGGAAAGTCGTTGCCATCGAAGTTTGCTTGGGTGAAAGAGGTCGGCAAGCTCCAAAAAGCTGCTGAGTCTGGAGACTACATGCAAGCATTGCGTACGGATTTCTTCGAGGATCGTGTCTTCACCTTCACCCCGCAGGGCGATGTCGTCGACCTCCCTATCAACTCTACCGCTATCGACTTTGCGTACGCAATCCACTCTGACATTGGTGACCATGTCGCAGGAGCAAAAGTAAATGGAAAGCTTGTTTCGCTTGATACAGTACTACGTTATGGAGATATCGTTGATATCGAGACGAAGCGTTCGGCAAAACCATCTAAAAAATGGCTTGACTATGCGAAGACCACACTAGCAAAGAGGCATATTAGACAAGCATTAGCGGCACAGCAAATTTCTCTCTAA
- a CDS encoding extracellular solute-binding protein, which produces MKFDFQNIFLGVLAIAIVVAIYIFSQGTSDSSKADQVVKVTIWGDIDPVNGLRDAISDFNQIHRKDFNITYVYKKEDAFDRNFIEAIADNKAPDLIFLSNSKVLRLESKLQPIAYTQLPIPTFQQRYVDSAKAFLAPTGVLGVPLVLDPMVLYWNRDLFTNANIINPPKYWDEVLAMQPKLTKRTAVDGTFDYSAIAMGEYGNITHAKDIIAAMLMQVGVPLVYRSEAGQTVVSVDSEIKTTGEPPVDSALRFYMDFANPNKTLYSWNRTLPASRDVFLADKLAMYIGRASDYKIIKDKNPHLNFGLSQLPQMRTVRTESTGAEVYALAVVKSGLQRTNAFNALLAIVGDADFITKWSKISLLPPARRDLLAKQQTDAIQPYFYDAALRSRSWLDPEVNQSGTAFSDMVEGLSSGRFPVPDRGANFLRQELTAIIGRLGK; this is translated from the coding sequence ATGAAATTCGATTTTCAGAACATTTTCTTGGGAGTACTCGCAATTGCTATCGTTGTGGCGATATATATTTTCTCTCAGGGTACTAGCGATTCGAGTAAGGCGGACCAGGTGGTGAAGGTCACTATCTGGGGCGATATTGATCCAGTGAATGGTTTGCGCGATGCAATTAGTGATTTCAATCAAATTCACCGAAAGGATTTCAATATTACCTATGTGTACAAGAAGGAAGATGCATTCGATCGTAATTTCATCGAGGCAATAGCTGATAATAAGGCTCCTGATTTGATTTTCCTTTCTAATAGCAAGGTGTTGAGGCTTGAAAGCAAGCTCCAGCCAATAGCGTATACGCAGCTTCCCATTCCAACTTTCCAGCAGCGGTATGTAGATTCAGCAAAAGCATTCCTTGCACCTACAGGAGTGCTTGGTGTTCCACTTGTACTCGATCCTATGGTGCTCTACTGGAATAGAGACCTTTTCACTAATGCGAATATTATTAATCCACCAAAGTACTGGGATGAGGTGCTTGCAATGCAGCCGAAGCTCACGAAGCGCACTGCTGTCGATGGTACATTTGACTATTCCGCTATTGCAATGGGTGAGTATGGAAATATCACCCATGCAAAAGACATTATTGCAGCAATGCTGATGCAGGTTGGAGTTCCGCTCGTATATCGTAGCGAAGCAGGACAGACGGTAGTGTCTGTCGATAGTGAAATTAAGACCACTGGTGAGCCTCCTGTTGATTCAGCCCTTCGTTTCTATATGGATTTCGCAAATCCCAATAAGACACTCTATAGTTGGAACCGCACTCTGCCTGCATCCCGTGATGTATTTCTTGCAGATAAGCTTGCGATGTACATTGGACGAGCAAGTGATTACAAGATTATCAAGGACAAGAATCCACATTTGAATTTTGGCCTTTCGCAGCTTCCACAGATGCGCACAGTGCGAACAGAGTCCACGGGTGCAGAGGTATATGCACTTGCTGTCGTGAAGTCGGGATTGCAGCGCACAAATGCATTCAATGCACTCCTTGCAATCGTCGGTGATGCTGATTTCATTACGAAGTGGTCTAAGATTTCACTTCTCCCTCCTGCGCGACGCGATTTGCTTGCAAAGCAGCAAACCGACGCGATCCAGCCATATTTCTATGATGCCGCACTGCGTTCGCGCTCATGGCTTGACCCAGAAGTAAATCAGTCTGGCACCGCATTTAGTGACATGGTTGAGGGTCTATCTTCTGGCCGTTTCCCAGTCCCTGATCGTGGAGCGAATTTCTTGAGACAGGAGTTAACCGCAATTATTGGACGACTTGGAAAATAA
- the topA gene encoding type I DNA topoisomerase: MSNSSAKGKTLVIVESPAKAKTIEKYLGADYIVRASVGHVRDLPKSNKKAIDIEAGFVPHYEVSPDKKKILSELKSLTKEAKAVFLATDPDREGEAIAWHLADELGLKDAKRIKFHEITNTAVNEAASHPQSIDMNLKVAQEARRVLDRLVGYDLSGLIWKKVRYGLSAGRVQSPALRIIMEREREIRAFIPETFWRLSADVATTKKIPLTLDCSEEPRDKDRMEFIRKEGEAAKIWTVRDIKTSEASRSPKAPFTTSTLQQTASTRLGYSPSRTMQIAQKLYEVGLITYMRTDSTNLSKEAQHGIFSTIESLWGKDYLHPRTFKSKSKNAQEAHEAVRPTDMHKKTGGTTPEQQKLYRLIWQRTVASQMADARVLRTKISAGVGVKDFPDFAVNGAIMLFKGWLMADPDAEGEEVTLPELKVGDELSLKQLNVEEKQTEPPGRYTEAGLVKELEKRDIGRPSTYAAIIKTIVDRGYVEKENKSLKPTDTGDVVSSFLEEHFAKYISDTFTAEMEQELDDLADGSRKYVPVMTEFYTAFHEAVKAKDKIPKVTNLGDADENIHCPKCDGPMIIKLSKSGKFLSCANFPTCDGARTEAGEVIEGPKPTGEKCPKCEKGDLVERSGRFGKFIACSTYPKCKYIKNDPTLNPVKSSGVKCDVCGKGEMIERKGRFGFFWSCSNYPDCKHAIKTKPTGNKCPICGALMMTGTKTIPERCSVKTCPMHNPHKLNKEKAAE; this comes from the coding sequence ATGAGCAACTCGTCCGCAAAAGGAAAGACACTTGTTATCGTTGAGTCTCCCGCGAAAGCGAAGACTATTGAGAAATACCTTGGTGCGGATTATATCGTACGCGCTTCTGTCGGACATGTGCGCGACCTTCCTAAATCAAACAAAAAAGCCATCGATATCGAGGCTGGTTTTGTGCCACACTACGAAGTATCACCTGACAAAAAGAAGATTCTCTCAGAATTGAAATCACTCACAAAGGAGGCCAAGGCGGTCTTCCTCGCAACCGACCCCGACCGTGAAGGAGAAGCAATCGCATGGCACCTTGCCGATGAACTAGGACTAAAGGATGCAAAGCGCATCAAGTTCCATGAAATCACAAACACTGCAGTCAATGAAGCCGCAAGCCACCCACAGTCTATAGATATGAACCTTAAGGTGGCGCAGGAGGCGCGACGCGTGCTCGATCGCCTTGTTGGCTATGATCTCTCTGGCCTCATTTGGAAGAAGGTCCGCTACGGACTTTCTGCGGGTCGCGTGCAGTCGCCCGCACTCCGCATCATCATGGAGCGCGAGCGCGAGATTCGCGCATTCATACCAGAAACATTCTGGCGACTTTCTGCTGATGTTGCGACCACCAAAAAGATTCCACTTACGCTCGATTGTAGCGAGGAGCCACGCGACAAAGACCGCATGGAATTCATCAGGAAAGAGGGTGAGGCGGCAAAGATTTGGACCGTGCGCGACATTAAAACAAGTGAAGCAAGTCGCAGCCCCAAGGCTCCGTTCACTACCTCGACACTCCAGCAAACCGCTTCCACACGACTCGGGTACTCCCCTTCACGTACGATGCAGATTGCACAGAAACTTTATGAAGTAGGTCTCATCACCTATATGCGTACAGACTCGACGAATCTTTCGAAGGAGGCGCAGCACGGGATCTTCAGCACTATCGAATCACTCTGGGGAAAGGACTACCTTCACCCTCGCACATTCAAATCAAAATCAAAGAATGCTCAGGAAGCCCATGAGGCCGTTCGCCCTACGGACATGCATAAGAAGACCGGTGGTACTACCCCTGAACAACAGAAGCTCTATAGGCTCATCTGGCAGCGCACAGTGGCATCGCAAATGGCTGATGCACGCGTACTCCGTACCAAGATATCAGCTGGAGTTGGCGTGAAAGATTTCCCAGACTTTGCCGTGAATGGCGCAATCATGCTCTTTAAGGGATGGCTGATGGCAGACCCCGATGCAGAGGGCGAGGAGGTCACACTCCCTGAGCTCAAAGTCGGCGATGAGCTTTCGCTTAAGCAGCTTAATGTTGAAGAGAAGCAGACCGAACCACCAGGACGCTATACTGAGGCAGGACTCGTCAAGGAACTTGAGAAGCGCGATATTGGACGACCGTCGACCTATGCTGCGATCATCAAAACAATTGTCGACCGCGGATATGTCGAAAAGGAAAACAAGTCACTTAAGCCTACAGATACCGGGGACGTTGTGTCTTCGTTCCTCGAGGAGCACTTTGCAAAATACATCAGCGACACTTTTACTGCTGAAATGGAGCAAGAGCTTGATGATCTCGCAGACGGTTCACGCAAATATGTGCCTGTAATGACTGAGTTTTATACAGCATTCCACGAAGCCGTTAAGGCGAAGGATAAAATTCCAAAGGTGACAAACCTCGGAGATGCTGACGAAAACATCCACTGTCCAAAGTGTGATGGTCCGATGATTATCAAGCTCAGTAAGTCAGGAAAGTTCCTTTCATGTGCGAACTTCCCTACTTGTGATGGTGCACGCACTGAAGCAGGCGAAGTTATCGAAGGCCCAAAGCCTACGGGCGAGAAATGCCCAAAATGTGAAAAGGGCGACCTTGTCGAGCGCAGTGGACGTTTCGGAAAATTCATCGCTTGTTCTACTTACCCAAAGTGTAAGTACATCAAGAATGACCCAACACTGAACCCAGTAAAAAGCAGTGGCGTCAAATGTGACGTTTGCGGTAAAGGAGAAATGATAGAGCGTAAAGGACGTTTCGGATTCTTCTGGTCGTGTAGCAATTATCCTGATTGTAAACATGCCATCAAAACGAAGCCGACAGGAAATAAGTGCCCCATCTGTGGAGCTCTTATGATGACTGGTACAAAGACGATTCCTGAGCGCTGTAGTGTAAAGACGTGCCCAATGCACAATCCTCACAAGCTAAATAAAGAAAAAGCAGCCGAATAG
- the serS gene encoding serine--tRNA ligase, translating into MLDIKFIRENTDLIKAAAQKKRIDFDVDALCALDDKRLHVLKEVEALRAEQNGANAAIASATDQTDRTARIDAMRIVKEKLTVKEDELKQVMTDWRYSMLMAPNVPDVTVPDGLSDADNKEVHKWGEPTKFGFPAKNHVDLMLAHDMADFERGIKVAGFRGYYLKNDGFLLANAVWQLALNHWLKKGFTPMLVPSLVRRETLLGTGYLPQGEDDLYKTQDGEFLAGTGEVAMMGYHIDEVLEKAEFPKKFLAFSPCFRREAGAHGKDVRGLIRVHEFFKWEQVVLCEASHEVSVKMHEEINRNTEELIELLGIPYHTVANCGGDLGLGQVKKYDIELWVPGEETYREISSASYFHDFQTRRTNTRYRDDEGKLRFAHSLNCTAIPTPRILVSIVENYQQADGTIKIPEVLRPYMNNREFIGK; encoded by the coding sequence ATGTTGGACATAAAATTCATTCGCGAGAATACCGATCTTATAAAAGCAGCTGCTCAAAAGAAGCGCATTGATTTCGATGTCGATGCACTTTGCGCACTTGATGATAAGCGTCTCCATGTACTCAAAGAAGTAGAGGCACTTCGTGCAGAGCAGAATGGAGCAAATGCAGCAATCGCCAGTGCAACCGATCAGACAGATCGTACTGCACGTATTGACGCAATGCGTATCGTGAAAGAAAAACTTACTGTAAAAGAGGATGAGCTGAAGCAAGTCATGACCGATTGGCGCTACAGCATGCTCATGGCTCCGAATGTCCCTGACGTCACCGTTCCTGATGGTCTTTCTGATGCAGACAACAAGGAAGTCCATAAGTGGGGAGAGCCAACGAAGTTCGGTTTCCCTGCAAAGAATCATGTTGATCTTATGCTTGCGCACGATATGGCTGACTTTGAGCGCGGCATAAAAGTCGCCGGTTTTCGCGGTTACTATCTCAAGAATGATGGTTTCCTACTCGCAAATGCAGTGTGGCAACTCGCACTCAATCATTGGTTAAAGAAAGGATTTACTCCAATGCTCGTGCCATCACTCGTTCGTCGTGAGACATTGCTCGGTACAGGCTATCTACCTCAAGGCGAGGATGATCTCTACAAGACACAGGATGGAGAATTTCTCGCAGGTACTGGAGAGGTCGCAATGATGGGCTATCATATCGACGAAGTACTGGAGAAGGCAGAGTTTCCAAAGAAGTTTCTTGCGTTCTCTCCTTGCTTCCGAAGAGAGGCCGGAGCTCACGGTAAGGATGTGCGCGGACTTATTCGTGTGCACGAATTCTTCAAGTGGGAGCAAGTTGTGCTCTGTGAAGCAAGTCACGAGGTGTCAGTAAAAATGCATGAGGAGATCAACCGTAACACCGAAGAGCTCATTGAGCTTCTTGGTATTCCATATCACACGGTTGCGAACTGTGGTGGAGACCTCGGCCTTGGTCAAGTGAAGAAGTATGATATTGAGCTTTGGGTTCCAGGAGAAGAGACCTATCGCGAAATTTCATCAGCTTCATATTTCCATGATTTCCAGACGAGGCGTACGAATACCCGATACCGTGATGATGAGGGGAAGCTTCGCTTCGCACACTCACTCAACTGTACTGCGATTCCAACTCCGCGTATTCTTGTTTCTATTGTTGAGAACTATCAGCAGGCAGATGGAACTATCAAGATTCCAGAAGTCCTTAGGCCTTATATGAATAATAGGGAATTCATCGGCAAGTAA
- a CDS encoding DNA-processing protein DprA, translated as MHSVNLNTYFPLRVKVPELLYIIGALPPPEYKRIVIVGTRKPSSYGIACTKSIIDGLEGYPITIISGMALGIDALVHQRALHAHLHTIAFPGSGINKAVRYPKTNVHLSEQIIDAGGALLSPWESQTAAPWTFPVRNRIMAGIADLVIIIESTIDSGTMITARAAQTLHVPLGAIPGNIDNPLSSGPNLLLQEGAHCITNASVVLKLIGIDQTKNIPQHEDTNATIHPLFAHITQPMHKDELMQLSGLSASSLNSEITLLELNGMIKIDAQGMVRKNC; from the coding sequence ATGCACTCTGTTAATTTGAATACATATTTCCCCCTGCGCGTAAAAGTTCCAGAACTACTCTATATTATAGGAGCATTACCGCCCCCGGAGTATAAGCGTATCGTGATTGTCGGTACGCGCAAACCTTCGTCTTATGGAATTGCCTGTACTAAATCCATTATTGATGGACTTGAAGGATATCCAATTACCATTATTTCTGGGATGGCACTCGGTATCGATGCGCTAGTCCACCAAAGGGCACTTCATGCGCATCTCCACACTATCGCCTTTCCTGGCTCGGGGATTAACAAAGCAGTGCGCTACCCAAAAACCAATGTGCACCTTAGTGAGCAAATCATCGACGCCGGTGGGGCATTACTCTCTCCATGGGAGTCGCAAACCGCTGCCCCATGGACATTCCCGGTGCGCAATCGCATTATGGCTGGCATCGCTGACCTTGTGATCATCATCGAGTCGACAATTGATTCGGGCACAATGATTACTGCGCGCGCAGCACAAACACTCCATGTACCGCTCGGTGCAATTCCCGGAAATATAGACAACCCTCTTTCAAGTGGTCCAAATCTTCTTCTCCAAGAAGGAGCACACTGCATAACAAACGCATCAGTGGTACTCAAGCTGATCGGTATAGACCAAACCAAGAATATTCCCCAACATGAAGATACAAATGCAACAATACACCCACTCTTTGCGCACATAACTCAACCGATGCACAAAGACGAACTGATGCAACTCTCAGGTCTTTCTGCTTCTTCGCTGAATAGCGAGATCACGCTTCTTGAACTTAATGGAATGATAAAGATTGATGCTCAGGGAATGGTAAGAAAAAATTGCTAA